From a single Drosophila sulfurigaster albostrigata strain 15112-1811.04 chromosome 3, ASM2355843v2, whole genome shotgun sequence genomic region:
- the LOC133843102 gene encoding uncharacterized protein LOC133843102 isoform X3, producing MMKRTRIDEVQFGTRTGPGPGGGVGVGGVGVGGVGVGVAGSAANSAGGGVVNSAGGVTIGTVVPNAHSATISSINSIHHRILTPQHGGAQTIAYLPSTTPTAATNLKTTSSSSNTANIVDSASTGAQTTAVVPVGVGGVVVSTGSAATQTLQYTTSYSVASIQAGGTLKASPADSNAVQIHVTGGAVAPGGGSQTVSSSCQTAGTIRQRTISGTQTNASSVGGNLTTTAQQTQPPTTQSQQQTPPNGPGVGAVGAGAAAAAGNSTPPQGGGQLAGGSAAAPRLKVEDALSYLDQVKYQYADQPQIYNNFLDIMKEFKSHCIDTPGVIERVSTLFKGHAELIYGFNMFLPPGYKIEMQHDALGFSVPVVSMPSPPGAPSSTGTVHMIAGAGNSPLAAAANVNAHTTTPTSSLKPTALAQTPGPPVGGAAAASVAAVPQIQTAGAVNLMTHGGASLTQTTIHALQPAAGAAQSPGGGHVHVTSSSTTVPPAGVGGVGVSVSAHNIPQNYSRDRGEQRATITPTGPASVPAPGGASIVVGGGPPTPNSLSELSPHAAAAGQHNLHHIQQAHQSILLGETTGQQNQPVEFNHAITYVNKIKHRYQSQPAKYKKFLEILHAYQKEQKVMKESSGGVGGGAMTQDKMLTEQEVYTQVAKLFGQDEDLLREFGQFLPDATNHQSSAAAAAAAQYMSKSALHNDHHKKQQQQQQSVQQQRTTTTATLSGGAHISMSSASPSAVPNSGSPLHLSSGATLSQIDSSSAHAHAAAIGNLSAVNTSVSIKSCGVQQNHIISSSGGSIFEKEYHGLGQQQQQQQQQQLQQQQHRGLPPHLQGGQTAAGLRGTATGGAMLDQRNNHHAQKYVAQHPHQNMSQKKSPSYGGGNMANANMPHHHHLGENSLDRNSPNIASYVTPAQLPPHPHHNAHNSSGGSNRQRQVDELSTAATIGSSASSTGGPPPAKRPKPYCRDVSFSEASRKCTISDAAFFDKVRKALRNPEVYDNFLRCLTLFNQEIVSKTELLVLVSPFLVKFPDLLRWFTDFLGPPMSGQLSGAAGAGGLIDGLPLAATQRQGSNSSSHDRASSHQSTDYVQDVDLSLCKRLGASYCALPQSTVPKKCSGRTALCREVLNDKWVSFPTWASEDSTFVTSRKTQFEETIYRNIHRTEDERFELDLVIEVNSATIRVLENVQKKMSRMSPEELAKYHLDDHLGGTSQTIHQRAIHRIYGDKSGEIIQGMKKNPSVAVPIVLKRLKVKEEEWRDAQKSFNKQWREQNEKYYLKSLDHQAINFKPNDMKALRSKSLFNEIETLYDERHDQEDDAMEAGGPHLVLPYKDKTILDDAANLLIHHVKRQTGIQKQEKQKIKQIIRQFVPDLFFAPRQPLSDDERDDDDTKMDVDSPLSRCAPKGVGTPSSEGASPARSNASSSSSSNNANNATANSAAVAASIKKESEEAKATTGATASSDDATPSTSTAAAAAAATSSSSATAGDAKDNKAESEEGATKSNNNSSLSATGASPRRPEDAAAAASAELSVKQEQVDFANPPLLPAHAQGQRENESYSLFFANNNWYLFMRLHAILCDRLHVMYERARLLAIEEERCRVNRRESTATALRLKPKPDVQVEDYYPTFLDMLKNVLDGNMDSNTFEDTMREMFGIYAYISFTLDKVVSNAVRQLQYCVTERAALDCVELYASEQRRGSTGGFCREAHKSFEREMGYQRKAESILNEENCFKVYIYKIDCRVTIELLDSESEETEKPAVLKAQKFSKYVERLANPALGGGVGGSGGGGGGSGGNNATSGNDNMVESTDIKMEEEEENAELVRGARKARFLLRNKRRSQLHEEQVRQLFEQKRHCGAASEANPPSTDGSATPNSNNNNNTNTNNNNSSSWNKRAPERLGAAQLGLAEQYAFHDRDEISTNASNGRCFVTSKNLNLLKYDAVRRAKKSHCRVTQLKYKRFQSYVNKWLQQHVSEQSQQHCSDWLLGKTPEQINASGWGATSKTKSLQQKDTTKTPYRIYTRYKVLQPTSSSNNSSISNIATAATAALPATVAAVAATATAVVSVANNAAAASTGSSLLNAAETTTTTNAPQQHCNSAAAAATAGGNAETGLQQVRPMES from the exons ATGATGAAACGCACGCGCATCGATGAAGTGCAATTTGGCACACGAACTGGCCCCGGACCAGGAGGAGGAGTTGGCGTTggtggagttggagttggaggtgtcggtgtcggtgtcgCTGGATCAGCTGCCAATAGTGCTGGCGGCGGCGTGGTCAACTCGGCTGGTGGCGTTACCATTGGCACAGTGGTGCCAAATGCGCACAGTGCCACAATCAGTAGCATTAACTCGATACATCATCGGATATTGACGCCACAGCATGGCGGTGCCCAGACAATTGCCTATCTGCCGTCCACAACGCCAACGGCGGCTACGAATCTGAAaacaacgagcagcagcagcaacaccgcCAACATTGTCGATAGCGCCAGCACCGGTGCTCAAACAACCGCTGTCGTGCCCGTTGGCGTTGGCGGCGTCGTCGTCTCCACGGGCAGCGCGGCTACACAAACCTTGCAGTATACCACAT CTTACAGCGTCGCCTCCATACAAGCGGGTGGCACTCTAAAAGCCAGTCCAGCGGACAGCAATGCAGTGCAGATTCATGTCACAGGAGGCGCTGTAGCGCCTGGAGGAGGCTCGCAGACAGTCTCAAGCAGCTGCCAGACAGCTGGCACAATAAGACAGCGGACAATTAGCGGCACACAGACAAACGCCAGCAGCGTTGGCGGCAATCTGACCACAACGGCACAGCAAACCCAACCTCCAACCACACAATCGCAGCAACAAACGCCTCCCAATGGACCCGGTGTGGGTGCAGTaggagctggagcagcagcagctgctggcaaTAGCACTCCTCCGCAGGGCGGCGGTCAATTGGCTGGCGGCAGTGCCGCCGCGCCACGCCTCAAGGTCGAGGATGCGCTCAGCTATCTGGATCAGGTGAAATACCAGTATGCAGATCAGCCACAAATCTACAATAATTTCCTCGACATTATGAAAGAATTCAAGTCGCACTGCATCGATACGCCCGGCGTCATTGAGCGCGTCTCGACGCTATTCAAAGGCCATGCCGAACTCATCTATGGCTTCAACATGTTTCTGCCGCCTGGCTACAAGATTGAAATGCAACACGATGCGCTCGGTTTCTCAGTGCCCGTCGTCTCGATGCCATCGCCGCCAGGTGCGCCCAGCAGCACCGGCACCGTGCACATGATTGCCGGTGCCGGCAACAGTCCGTTGGCAGCGGCGGCCAACGTAAATGCGCACACAACGACGCCCACCTCGTCGCTGAAGCCAACAGCGTTGGCACAAACTCCTGGACCACCAGTTGGCGGTGCTGCGGCGGCGTCAGTAGCGGCTGTGCCACAAATACAAACGGCTGGTGCCGTCAATTTGATGACACATGGCGGTGCATCGCTCACCCAGACTACCATACATGCACTGCAACCGGCTGCTGGAGCGGCTCAATCGCCCGGCGGTGGTCATGTGCATGTGACGAGCAGCTCAACAACAGTGCCACCAGCTGGAGTTGGTGGCGTCGGCGTCTCCGTGTCGGcgcataatataccacaaaactATTCGAGGGATCGCGGAGAGCAGCGGGCAACGATCACGCCAACAGGACCGGCTTCAGTGCCGGCGCCTGGCGGTGCCAGCATTGTGGTTGGCGGTGGTCCGCCAACACCCAACTCATTGAGTGAGCTGAGTCCGCATGCGGCGGCAGCGGGTCAGCACAATTTGCATCACATTCAGCAGGCGCATCAATCGATACTGCTGGGCGAAACGACGGGCCAGCAGAATCAGCCTGTGGAGTTTAATCACGCCATCACCTATGTGAATAAAATTAAG CATCGCTACCAAAGCCAGCCGGCCAAGTACAAGAAATTCCTGGAGATACTCCATGCCTACCAAAAGGAGCAGAAGGTGATGAAGGAGAGCAGCGGAGGCGTCGGTGGCGGCGCCATGACTCAAGACAAAATGCTCACCGAACAGGAGGTCTATACCCAGGTGGCCAAACTCTTTGGCCAGGACGAAGATTTGCTGCGTGaatttggccaatttttaccCGATGCAACCAATCATCAGTCgtcggcagcggcagcagcagccgcacaATACATGTCCAAATCGGCGCTGCACAACGATCATCAcaagaaacaacagcagcagcaacaatcggtgcaacagcaacgcacaacaacaacggccaCATTGAGTGGCGGTGCCCACATCAGCATGTCCTCGGCATCGCCATCGGCTGTGCCCAACAGCGGCTCGCCGTTGCATCTCAGCAGCGGGGCGACGCTGTCGCaaatcgacagcagcagcgcacaCGCGCATGCCGCAGCCATTGGCAACTTGTCGGCTGTTAATACGAGCGTCAGCATCAAATCCTGCGGCGTGCAACAGAATCATATTATTAGCAGCAGTGGAGGTAGCATTTTTGAGAAGGAATATCATGGCTTGggtcagcaacaacagcagcagcaacaacagcaactccagcagcagcagcatcgtgGTTTGCCGCCCCATCTGCAGGGCGGCCAGACGGCTGCTGGATTACGTGGCACGGCGACTGGGGGCGCAATGTTGGATCAGCGCAATAACCATCATGCCCAGAAATATGTGGCACAGCATCCGCATCAAAATATGTCGCAGAAAAAGTCGCCGAGCTACGGTGGCGGCAACATGGCTAATGCCAATATgccgcatcatcatcatctgggCGAGAATTCGCTCGATCGCAATTCGCCCAACATTGCCAGCTATGTGACGCCAGCACAATTGCCACCGCATCCGCATCACAATGCGCACAACTCgagcggcggcagcaacaggcAACGGCAAGTGGATGAATTGTCCACAGCGGCAACAATTGGAAGCTCCGCTTCCAGCACAGGAGGACCACCGCCAGCGAAGCGTCCGAAGCCGTATTGTCGCGACGTTAGCTTCTCGGAGGCGTCGCGCAAATGCACCATCTCGGATGCGGCCTTCTTCGATAAGGTGCGCAAAGCATTGCGCAATCCCGAAGTCTATGACAATTTCTTGCGGTGCCTAACACTCTTCAATCAGGAGATTGTCTCCAAGACGGAGCTGCTCGTCTTGGTGTCGCCGTTTCTCGTCAAGTTTCCCGACTTGTTGCGCTGGTTTACGGACTTTTTGGGTCCGCCCATGTCGGGACAACTTAGCGGAGCCGCTGGCGCTGGCGGTTTGATCGATGGCCTACCTTTGGCGGCCACTCAACGGcagggcagcaacagcagctcgcACGATCGTGCAAGCAGTCATCAGAGCACGGATTATGTACAAGATGTGGATCTATCACTCTGCAAGCGTCTCGGTGCCTCCTACTGCGCTCTGCCACAATCCACGGTACCCAAGAAGTGCAGCGGACGCACTGCGCTTTGTCGCGAGGTGCTCAACGACAAGTGGGTCTCGTTTCCGACGTGGGCTAGCGAAGATTCCACGTTTGTGACCTCGAGGAAGACACAGTTTGAGGAGACGATCTACAG GAATATTCACAGAACGGAGGACGAGCGTTTCGAGCTGGATCTGGTGATTGAGGTGAACAGCGCCACAATTCGAGTGCTCGAGAATGTGCAAAAGAAAATGTCCCGGATGTCACCCGAAGAGCTGGCCAAATATCATTTGGACGATCATCTGGGTGGCACCTCGCAAACAATACATCAGCGAGCCATTCATCGCATTTATGGCGACAAATCCGGAGAAATTATTCAGGGCATGAAGAAGAATCCTTCAGTTGCGGTGCCCATTGTACTCAAGCGACTGAAGGTCAAGGAGGAGGAATGGCGGGATGCCCAAAAG AGTTTCAACAAGCAGTGGCGCGAACAGAACGAGAAATACTATCTGAAATCTCTGGATCATCAGGCCATCAATTTCAAGCCCAACGATATGAAGGCGCTGCGTTCCAAGAGTTTGTTCAATGAGATTGAAACGCTGTACGATGAGAGGCATGATCAGGAGGATGATGCCATGGAGGCGGGTGGACCGCATCTAGTCCTGCCATACAAGGATAAGACCATACTCGACGATGCGGCCAATTTGCTTATCCATCATGTGAAACGGCAGACGGGCATCCAGAAGCAGGAGAAGCAGAAAATCAAACAGATTATTCGACAATTTGTGCCTGATTTGTTCTTTGCGCCACGGCAACCGCTCAGCGACGATGAACGCGATGATG ATGACACTAAAATGGATGTCGATTCGCCGCTGAGTCGCTGCGCCCCCAAAGGCGTTGGCACGCCCAGCAGCGAAGGCGCCTCCCCAGCGCGCAGCAatgcgagcagcagcagcagtagcaacaatgCGAACAATGCCACTGCCAATTCAGCAGCTGTGGCGGCCTCCATCAAGAAGGAGTCGGAGGAGGCGAAGGCAACGACGGGGGCAACCGCGTCTTCAGATGATGCAACGCCGTCGacgtcaacagcagcagcggcggcagcagcaacatcatcatcttcaGCAACTGCCGGCGATGCAAAGGACAACAAGGCCGAGTCAGAGGAGGGAGCAacgaagagcaacaacaatagcagcctATCGGCAACTGGCGCAAGTCCAAGAAGGCCAGaagatgcagcagcagccgctagCGCCGAGTTGAGTGTGAAGCAGGAGCAAGTGGATTTTGCGAATCCCCCGCTACTGCCAGCACACGCGCAGGGACAACGCGAG AACGAATCTTACTCGCTGTTTTTCGCCAACAACAATTGGTACCTGTTCATGCGGCTGCATGCGATTCTCTGCGATCGTCTGCATGTGATGTACGAGCGTGCTCGACTTTTGGCCATCGAGGAGGAGCGTTGTCGTGTCAATCGGCGAGAGAGTACGGCAACGGCGCTGAGACTCAAACCCAAGCCCGATGTGCAGGTCGAGGATTACTATCCCACGTTCCTTGACATGCTCAAGAATGTGCTTGACGGCAACATGGACTCGAATACATTTGAGGATACGATGCGTGAAATGTTTGGCATCTATGCCTACATTTCCTTTACGCTGGACAAG GTGGTCTCGAATGCTGTGCGACAACTTCAGTATTGTGTCACAGAGCGTGCCGCCCTCGACTGTGTGGAGCTCTATGCCAGCGAACAGCGACGCGGCAGCACTGGAGGATTCTGTCGCGAGGCGCACAAGAGCTTCGAGCGCGAGATGGGCTATCAGCGCAAGGCCGAGAGCATTCTCAACGAGGAGAACTGCTTCAAAGTGTATATT TACAAGATTGATTGTCGCGTGACCATCGAACTGCTCGATTCGGAGTCCGAGGAGACGGAGAAACCAGCCGTGTTGAAGGCACAAAAGTTTAGCAAATATGTTGAACGTTTGGCGAATCCAGCATTGGGTGGTGGAGTAGGTGGAAgcggagggggaggaggaggtaGTGGAGGCAACAATGCTACCTCGGGCAATGACAACATGGTGGAATCAACGGACATCAAAatggaagaggaagaggagaaCGCCGAG CTGGTGCGTGGGGCACGTAAAGCGCGCTTCCTATTGCGCAACAAGCGTCGATCGCAGTTGCACGAGGAGCAGGTGCGTCAACTCTTCGAACAGAAACGTCACTGTGGTGCTGCATCCGAAGCGAATCCTCCATCGACTGATGGTAGCGCAACaccaaatagcaacaacaacaacaatactaataccaacaataacaacagcagcagttggaaCAAGCGGGCACCAGAGAGATTGGGTGCAGCACAACTGGGCCTGGCAGAGCAATATGCCTTCCATGATCGCGACGAAATCAGCACAAATGCCAGCAATGGTCGCTGCTTTGTGACCAGCAAGAATCTCAATCTACTCAAATACGATGCAGTGCGTCGTGCCAAGAAG AGTCATTGCCGCGTCACACAGCTCAAGTACAAGCGGTTTCAGAGCTATGTCAACAAGTGGCTGCAACAACACGTCAGCGAGCAGTCACAGCAACATTGCAGCGACTGGTTGCTGGGCAAGACACCGGAGCAGATCAATGCCAGTGGCTGGGGTGCCACCAGCAAGACGAAATCGTTGCAGCAAAAGGATACGACGAAGACCCCTTATCGCATCTACACGCGCTACAAGGTGCTGCAGCCAACATCgagcagcaataacagcagcatcagcaataTTGCTACAGCTGCGACCGCAGCACTgccagcaacagttgctgctgtggcagccaCTGCGACCGCAGTCGTCTCGGTGGCCAATAATGCAGCAGCCGCTTCCACAGGCAGTAGCTTGTTGAATGCTGCTGAAACAACGACTACAACGAATGCACCGCAACAGCATTGCAACAGCGCTGCGGCAGCTGCCACGGCTGGCGGAAATGCAGAGACTGGATTGCAGCAGGTGCGACCAATGGAAAGCTAA